Proteins encoded by one window of Actinocorallia herbida:
- a CDS encoding ATP-binding protein: protein MTTPAPTRQVLPAEERYAEELAFLAAYDAGSRPPGWALTPRAAVTFVCGSGEALMLPSPVEGLPDKLEIAPKFVGERALVERCVVTLAGERGLLLVGEPGTAKSMLSELLSAAVSGTSALTVQGTAGTTEDAFRYGWNYALLLAQGPSRQALVDSPVLTAMRTGRVARIEEVTRCLPEVQDALVSILSDRRVNVPELAGTEDGIVAAAQGFTVIGTANLRDRGVSEMSAALKRRFNFETVAPIGDPVAETALVRRQATSAVERAGAAFGVDASVLDALVTVFRDLRAGRSAEGWDVERPGTVMSTAEAVQVAASLAIATAYLPAGDVVDLLPGHLLGVVRKDDPADHDRLLGYWDGPVRRRAEEGSALWRRLWDLRETLR from the coding sequence ATGACGACCCCAGCACCTACCCGGCAGGTCCTGCCCGCCGAGGAGCGGTACGCCGAGGAACTGGCCTTCCTCGCCGCCTACGACGCCGGATCCCGGCCGCCCGGCTGGGCGCTCACGCCCCGCGCCGCGGTGACCTTCGTGTGCGGCAGCGGCGAGGCGCTCATGCTGCCCTCGCCCGTCGAGGGCCTGCCCGACAAGCTGGAGATCGCGCCCAAGTTCGTCGGCGAGCGCGCCCTGGTCGAGCGGTGCGTCGTCACCCTCGCCGGAGAGCGCGGCCTGCTGCTCGTCGGCGAGCCGGGCACCGCCAAGTCGATGCTCTCGGAGCTGCTGTCGGCCGCGGTCTCCGGGACCAGCGCCCTGACGGTCCAAGGCACCGCGGGCACCACCGAGGACGCCTTCCGCTACGGCTGGAACTACGCCCTTCTCCTCGCGCAGGGACCGTCCAGGCAGGCCCTCGTGGACTCCCCGGTGCTCACCGCGATGCGCACGGGCCGGGTGGCCCGCATCGAAGAGGTGACCCGTTGCCTTCCCGAGGTGCAGGACGCGCTCGTGTCGATCCTGTCCGACCGCCGGGTGAACGTGCCCGAGCTGGCCGGGACCGAGGACGGCATCGTCGCCGCGGCCCAGGGCTTCACCGTCATCGGCACCGCGAACCTCCGCGACCGGGGCGTGTCGGAGATGTCGGCCGCGCTCAAGCGCCGGTTCAACTTCGAGACGGTCGCGCCCATCGGCGACCCGGTCGCCGAGACCGCGCTCGTGCGCCGCCAGGCGACCAGCGCCGTCGAGCGGGCGGGCGCCGCCTTCGGGGTGGACGCCTCGGTCCTCGACGCGCTCGTCACGGTCTTCCGCGACCTGCGCGCCGGACGCTCGGCCGAAGGCTGGGACGTGGAGCGGCCCGGCACCGTCATGTCCACGGCCGAGGCCGTCCAGGTGGCCGCCTCGCTGGCCATCGCGACCGCCTACCTGCCCGCCGGAGACGTCGTCGACCTGCTGCCCGGACACCTGCTCGGCGTCGTGCGCAAGGACGACCCCGCCGACCACGACAGGCTCCTCGGCTACTGGGACGGCCCCGTCCGCCGCCGCGCCGA
- a CDS encoding DNA-binding protein has translation MTMSPPEGTAELLEAGAYLPADTAEPGAGLPVTARVFRRPGLADRVVVRLVPEENGVAEDAAAAFLGMTRVGPAEVVGFGARQRLAFPEWVLLHHPEDGHHALALLPEIDRLAHWAHRKPNVAFTGFLGLGAQLAVSVPHLMPTFYERAARELLAAERPDYAARLFAAARKAESEHGLDIDQDRVDDVFVEFTLAGVLPARTLSEFSKELALRLPPEEALRRFVRLALRRTSGGLPPTSTMAADLRRLAKAVPGDAGKAERAYLAETLTYPATALAPETWWKAHRAALKALAAERPETRLALLRVMPHEPETSLAALWLDLLEDTGAAALLGEGEPPEGGAAGWLERLLEARGTGHVAAERLVPLESLVTRMAGRLKAEIAERGAPLPVPVSADLLELLLELKIPVADPAPGHTVRLGTWARSAERRDLALLCADPRFAPALRRALDVHRTGVYAASLPLRPHVLARAEEIAGRVAEAGLPTLEGAVHRVRRLDPGTLRIAERAVRAALAVDVPELLARTLRGGLLDELHWPAFDAACAELFPDWLRSCVIAEEWPYLVVSDRKRALVLDGSGVVLDHALRLPPTGSRWIGFHYVDGALLVHWRGDQGEEIRGYWHTDPDRIISLEGPKTFSRYLSHRWNTPRISLESPGGGRTTGTAVLRPGDALVPARVPIASDGRAHWARLPFEGGHAWHGLDPRTAEPREPGMPGFFAEPGADFEGGFLLPFPGTGTTPLGEVVDGLLGQRMVGLPDGAVRAEDLAGNASPAVSGSPSVWLVRLPGDDRPRALAPAKNKNDSTYRLIGPDGLVLADTVMPKLFAAGSETMLPPHYWAYLRPRDPRGSAALRRADRALAERLLDGPWETIADRVREALPEVSHPALVQGLAGIVSAAQRVGATVSSARETVEAVFEPPAPVVSERPASPRDGALIHAVDGLNNVLSVTARSAGGTESAFLLRQLGRLRAGAFPAEPSGAVPQIELPRQGLHLPWLVEGLPALVLRMASRITPGESRTALRELLGLLDAAGLMAGTPAQWRLFRLIAPGEASHSTNFCRGFQLDGGAFFAVVSQSRPEWKKPQQVTAIFHDPSGVFAVPAEYEVVEESPFVEDWPDVSVTAFLGLLDAQGPAPWRDGSVAEFARLTGVTPTTAALVVSGFPGILRVLSPLLPEEVRKTLKLKTAEADTAQKELAKLPAKARRELVGALLPADPARLWTEGPDVAAAAEVWNRVAPRRAAVPEALLIEADKAFEKGMPSQNHLRWVLDPADSPYLSRDVEFAVRQGKFEPTEKEGFTAVILEHTVRMLAWLAHRLPAGDPLRARLPAGLAAVRARLTHPGLVLRASYSLDMAQFKTAVGPPDEERDGWERYGALLVVADAFFCRPGLKVALLDEHGEDPLLPLVRGVLGRPMPVEIALRTAMAERFAALLADPGEPVEGGRLKDGTWYPQDPSRSVPELVAEAAKVHGLSADAAALYLMLLAMPDPTDRDTARWTGWRPARLKEARAELAATDLVTEARRARAGRTLFLPCPWVEAKSPEIPMEDWKQELYPFSNGGLAPLTTVVPTEPVADVYRHAWRRITEGDLPRFGELEIPRTKRRR, from the coding sequence ATGACCATGTCACCGCCTGAGGGCACCGCCGAACTGCTGGAGGCCGGCGCCTACCTGCCCGCCGACACCGCGGAACCGGGCGCCGGCCTGCCCGTCACGGCCCGCGTCTTCCGGCGGCCCGGCCTGGCCGATCGCGTCGTCGTGCGGCTGGTCCCGGAGGAGAACGGCGTGGCCGAGGACGCCGCGGCGGCCTTCCTCGGCATGACCCGCGTGGGTCCCGCCGAGGTGGTCGGGTTCGGCGCCCGGCAGCGGCTCGCCTTCCCCGAGTGGGTGCTGCTGCACCATCCGGAGGACGGCCACCACGCGCTGGCGCTCCTGCCGGAGATCGACAGGCTCGCCCACTGGGCGCACCGCAAGCCCAATGTCGCGTTCACCGGCTTCCTCGGGCTGGGCGCCCAGCTCGCCGTCTCGGTGCCGCACCTCATGCCGACGTTCTACGAGCGTGCCGCCAGGGAGCTCCTGGCCGCGGAGCGGCCGGACTACGCGGCCCGCCTTTTCGCGGCGGCGCGCAAGGCCGAGAGCGAGCACGGCCTGGACATCGACCAGGACCGGGTGGACGACGTCTTCGTGGAGTTCACCTTGGCGGGTGTCCTTCCGGCGCGGACCCTTTCGGAGTTCTCCAAGGAACTCGCCCTGCGCCTTCCCCCGGAGGAGGCCCTGCGCAGGTTCGTCCGGCTGGCGCTGCGCAGGACGTCCGGCGGGCTGCCTCCGACCTCGACGATGGCGGCCGACCTGCGCCGGCTCGCCAAGGCGGTCCCGGGGGACGCCGGGAAGGCCGAGCGCGCCTACCTCGCGGAGACGCTGACGTATCCGGCGACGGCGCTCGCCCCCGAGACCTGGTGGAAGGCGCACCGGGCCGCCCTGAAGGCCCTGGCCGCGGAGCGTCCGGAGACCCGGCTCGCCCTCCTGCGCGTCATGCCGCATGAGCCGGAGACGAGCCTCGCCGCGCTCTGGCTCGACCTCCTGGAGGACACCGGCGCGGCCGCCCTGCTCGGCGAGGGGGAGCCGCCCGAGGGCGGCGCCGCGGGGTGGCTGGAGCGCCTGCTGGAGGCGCGCGGCACCGGCCACGTGGCCGCGGAGCGGCTGGTGCCGTTGGAGTCGCTGGTCACCCGGATGGCCGGAAGGCTGAAGGCCGAGATCGCCGAGCGGGGCGCGCCGCTGCCCGTCCCCGTCAGCGCCGACCTGCTCGAACTGCTGCTGGAACTGAAGATCCCCGTCGCCGACCCGGCACCCGGCCACACGGTGCGGCTCGGTACGTGGGCGCGGAGCGCGGAACGCCGCGACCTCGCCCTGCTGTGCGCCGACCCCCGCTTCGCCCCCGCACTGCGCCGGGCGCTCGACGTGCACAGGACGGGCGTGTACGCCGCCTCGCTCCCGCTCCGTCCGCACGTCCTGGCCCGCGCCGAGGAGATCGCGGGACGCGTCGCGGAAGCCGGGCTGCCGACCCTGGAGGGCGCGGTCCACCGTGTCCGCCGCCTCGATCCGGGAACCCTGCGGATCGCCGAGCGCGCGGTCCGCGCGGCCCTGGCGGTGGACGTGCCAGAACTGCTGGCCCGGACACTGCGCGGAGGTCTGCTCGACGAGCTGCACTGGCCCGCCTTCGACGCGGCCTGCGCGGAGCTGTTCCCCGACTGGCTCCGCTCGTGCGTGATCGCCGAGGAATGGCCCTACCTCGTGGTGTCCGACCGGAAGCGCGCGCTGGTCCTCGACGGCTCCGGTGTCGTTCTCGACCACGCCCTGCGCCTGCCGCCGACCGGCAGCCGGTGGATCGGATTCCATTACGTGGACGGTGCGCTGCTCGTCCACTGGCGCGGTGACCAGGGCGAGGAGATCCGCGGTTACTGGCACACCGATCCCGACCGGATCATCAGCCTGGAAGGCCCCAAGACCTTCAGCAGGTACCTGTCGCACAGGTGGAACACCCCCCGGATCAGCCTGGAGTCGCCCGGGGGCGGCCGGACGACCGGGACCGCCGTGCTCCGTCCGGGAGACGCCCTCGTGCCCGCCCGCGTTCCGATCGCCTCCGACGGCCGGGCGCACTGGGCGCGGCTCCCCTTCGAGGGCGGCCACGCCTGGCACGGCCTGGACCCGCGCACCGCGGAGCCCCGCGAGCCCGGGATGCCCGGATTCTTCGCCGAGCCGGGAGCGGACTTCGAGGGCGGCTTCCTCCTGCCGTTCCCCGGCACCGGGACCACCCCCCTGGGCGAGGTCGTGGACGGCCTGCTCGGCCAGCGGATGGTCGGCCTGCCCGACGGCGCCGTACGGGCCGAGGACCTCGCGGGGAACGCCTCCCCGGCCGTGTCCGGGTCCCCGTCCGTCTGGCTGGTGCGCCTCCCCGGCGACGACCGGCCGCGCGCCCTGGCGCCCGCCAAGAACAAGAACGACAGCACGTACCGCCTGATCGGCCCCGACGGCCTGGTCCTCGCCGACACCGTCATGCCGAAGCTCTTCGCGGCCGGGAGCGAGACGATGCTGCCGCCGCACTACTGGGCCTACCTGAGGCCGAGGGATCCACGCGGCTCCGCGGCGCTGCGCCGCGCGGACCGGGCGCTGGCCGAGCGGCTGCTCGACGGGCCGTGGGAGACGATCGCCGACCGGGTCCGCGAGGCGCTGCCGGAGGTGAGCCACCCGGCGCTGGTCCAGGGACTGGCCGGGATCGTCAGCGCGGCGCAGCGCGTCGGCGCGACCGTCTCCTCGGCGCGGGAGACCGTCGAGGCCGTGTTCGAGCCCCCGGCGCCCGTCGTCTCGGAGCGCCCCGCCTCGCCACGGGACGGCGCCCTGATCCACGCCGTCGACGGCCTGAACAACGTGCTGTCCGTCACCGCCAGGAGCGCTGGAGGCACCGAGTCCGCGTTCCTTCTCCGGCAGCTCGGAAGGCTGCGCGCGGGCGCCTTCCCGGCGGAGCCTTCGGGTGCGGTACCGCAGATCGAGCTGCCCCGGCAGGGACTGCATCTGCCGTGGCTGGTGGAGGGCCTGCCCGCGCTCGTCCTGCGCATGGCGTCGCGGATCACCCCCGGGGAGAGCCGGACGGCGCTGCGCGAACTGCTCGGACTGCTCGACGCGGCGGGCCTGATGGCGGGCACGCCCGCGCAATGGCGGCTCTTCAGGCTGATCGCGCCCGGGGAGGCGAGCCACTCCACGAACTTCTGCCGCGGCTTCCAGCTCGATGGAGGCGCCTTCTTCGCCGTCGTCTCCCAGAGCAGGCCGGAGTGGAAGAAACCGCAGCAGGTCACGGCGATCTTCCATGATCCGTCCGGGGTGTTCGCGGTGCCCGCCGAGTACGAGGTGGTGGAGGAATCGCCCTTCGTGGAGGACTGGCCGGACGTGTCCGTCACCGCGTTCCTGGGGCTCCTGGACGCCCAGGGGCCCGCGCCTTGGCGGGACGGGAGCGTCGCGGAGTTCGCGCGGCTGACCGGTGTCACGCCGACCACGGCGGCGCTCGTGGTGTCCGGATTCCCGGGCATCCTCCGGGTCCTCTCCCCGCTGCTGCCCGAGGAGGTGCGCAAGACCCTCAAGCTCAAGACCGCCGAGGCGGACACGGCTCAGAAGGAACTGGCGAAGCTGCCCGCGAAGGCCCGCCGTGAGCTGGTCGGGGCGCTGCTGCCCGCCGATCCCGCGCGGCTGTGGACCGAGGGCCCGGACGTCGCGGCGGCGGCCGAGGTCTGGAACCGGGTGGCACCGCGCAGGGCCGCGGTGCCCGAGGCGCTGCTCATCGAGGCGGACAAGGCCTTCGAGAAGGGGATGCCATCGCAGAACCACCTGCGCTGGGTCCTCGATCCTGCGGACTCTCCGTATCTGTCGCGCGATGTGGAGTTCGCGGTGAGGCAGGGCAAGTTCGAGCCGACCGAGAAGGAAGGATTCACCGCGGTCATCCTCGAGCACACGGTGCGGATGCTCGCCTGGCTGGCGCACCGGCTGCCCGCAGGGGATCCGCTGCGCGCCCGGCTGCCCGCGGGGCTCGCCGCCGTGCGCGCACGCCTCACCCACCCGGGGCTCGTCCTCCGTGCGTCCTATTCGCTCGACATGGCGCAGTTCAAGACCGCCGTCGGCCCTCCTGACGAGGAGCGCGACGGGTGGGAGAGGTACGGAGCCCTCCTCGTCGTCGCCGATGCCTTCTTCTGCCGTCCGGGCCTCAAGGTCGCGTTGCTGGACGAGCACGGCGAAGACCCCCTGCTGCCCCTCGTGCGGGGCGTGCTCGGCCGTCCCATGCCCGTCGAGATCGCGCTGCGCACGGCCATGGCCGAGCGGTTCGCGGCGCTGCTGGCCGATCCGGGAGAGCCCGTCGAAGGCGGACGGCTGAAGGACGGCACCTGGTATCCGCAGGACCCTTCGCGGTCGGTGCCCGAGCTCGTCGCCGAAGCGGCCAAGGTCCACGGGCTGTCGGCCGACGCGGCGGCGCTGTACCTGATGCTGCTGGCCATGCCCGACCCCACCGACCGCGACACCGCCCGCTGGACGGGCTGGCGTCCCGCCCGGCTCAAGGAGGCCCGCGCCGAGCTGGCCGCCACCGACCTCGTCACCGAGGCGCGCCGGGCCAGGGCCGGCCGGACCCTCTTCCTGCCCTGCCCCTGGGTCGAGGCGAAGAGCCCCGAGATCCCCATGGAGGACTGGAAGCAGGAGCTGTACCCCTTCTCCAACGGCGGCCTCGCACCGCTGACCACGGTCGTCCCGACCGAGCCCGTCGCCGACGTCTACCGGCACGCGTGGCGGCGGATCACCGAGGGCGATCTCCCGCGCTTCGGCGAGCTGGAGATCCCCCGCACCAAACGCCGCCGCTGA
- a CDS encoding DNA-binding protein — translation MMTAVPTAPETAADLLAAGAYLHPETGDPGAGVPVTARAYRRAGLAGRTVVRLVPEEIGEAEDSAAAFLGMTRAGSADVVGFGARERLSFPGWVLVHHPGDGHHALALVPEIDRLARLAVAKPQAALDGFNGLGTRMAVSVPHLLPTFYERAAREFLAAERPDHAARMFTAARKAEIEHGLPIDQDRVDDVFVEFALAGVLPAKTLSEYSKELALRLSPDEALGRFVRLAVRRTSGGLPPASTMAADLRRLAKAASGDAGRIERDYLAEILTYPVTALASESWWKAHKAAVVALCAERPEIRGALLRIMPEIEEAGFADLWLDLLERTGAVTPLVEGAAPEDGATGWLGRFLKARGRSRSAANRLVALESVVTRMAGRLKAEIAEQGTPLPAPAGADLLDLLLELGVPVADPAPGHRVNLAPWAGGADRRDLAVLCADPRFAPALLQGLGMVGQTDTPRQQVFATTLPLRPHLLAYVDRCTARVAEAGLPTLHQALNGVRVLAPSTTRIAEAAVRTALAVDLPELLARTLRGGLFDELSWPALEDALAELFPEGFTNGAPRIAEEWPYLVVAGPTRALVLDGSGAVLDHALRLPQGVHDFGFRYVDGALLVHWSLGEQRSGYWHPRPDRVVPLDGTGMNRSRLVNHWSTGQQISLEVRGGGRATGTAVIHHGDTLAPGGTEIVSDGEKYWALHADESGAVVWHAFDPGAGEIGEPDLPAFFAEPGESFRHGFLAPFPGTGMTPVGAVVGGVFGRRTVTLPDGTVRGEDLAGNASPAVTGYENVWPLRLPGDDRARALVRSGAGNKATYRLIGPDGLVLGDTFLTSRYRAGSRATPPPHYWAHLRPRDERGSAALRRADRALAVRLLDGPEEETADRVRALLPEIGHPGLREGVTALVQGVSRDRAELAGIVAGIELKLSPVGAAERPAAPTDGALYRAIDGLNDDPNGWRGEHTTESAHLLWRLGRLRAGAERPSQDGTAPQVELPQQILDLPHIVEGLSALVLRAVSGITPEPGRTALRALLDRLGEAGMADAEPDAWRVFRLRAPNPTGSYVNHRRGHQLGGGAFFAVVDQGRAHRNRPQEVTAVFHDPSGGFEVPEGHEIVEELPFVEGRPDVPVTEVLALLDARGPAPWRAESVAEFARLTGVTPTTAALVVSGLLGLSGSHASSLPAEMRKTLRLKAAEVDAAQPDLGRLPGKVRRALVGALLPADPARLWTHGPDVAAAAEVWNRAVPRKIAVPEALLAEADKAFGGRSQTQNHLRGVLEPSACSPLSRDVEFTVAAYGFEAVEKGGFTSGTLLPAVGMLAWLAHRLPAGDPLRALLPAGLAAVRDRLAHPGLVLNALKRVAADFEKAAGTPDEVGDGWARYGAILIKPGDVHHRPGVKVAHLDADSDDPRLVLLRGSLGHLMGFEVALRTARDARFAALLDDPGEPVEGGRSKDGTWYPQDPTRSVPDLVEEAAKAHGSSADAAAVYLMLLAMPDPTDRHTARWTGWKPARLKEARAELAATELVVEARRTRAGRTLFLPCPWTEARSPQVPMEDWKQALYPLANGGTAPLTTVVPTEPVADVYRHAWRRITEGDLPRFGELEIPRQTRRR, via the coding sequence ATGATGACCGCTGTCCCGACCGCGCCGGAGACCGCCGCCGACCTGCTGGCGGCGGGCGCCTACCTGCACCCGGAGACCGGCGACCCGGGCGCGGGCGTGCCCGTCACCGCCCGTGCGTACCGGCGGGCCGGCCTGGCCGGCCGCACCGTCGTCAGGCTGGTCCCCGAGGAGATCGGCGAGGCGGAGGACAGCGCGGCGGCCTTCCTGGGCATGACGCGCGCCGGTTCGGCCGACGTCGTGGGATTCGGGGCACGCGAACGCCTCTCTTTCCCCGGATGGGTGCTGGTCCACCATCCGGGGGACGGCCACCACGCGCTCGCGCTGGTGCCGGAGATCGACAGGCTGGCGCGGCTCGCGGTCGCGAAGCCTCAGGCCGCGCTCGACGGATTCAACGGGCTCGGCACGCGGATGGCGGTGTCCGTCCCGCACCTCCTGCCGACGTTCTACGAGCGCGCCGCCCGGGAGTTCCTCGCCGCGGAGCGGCCCGACCACGCCGCGCGCATGTTCACCGCGGCCCGCAAGGCGGAGATCGAGCACGGCCTCCCGATCGACCAGGACCGGGTGGACGACGTCTTCGTCGAGTTCGCCCTGGCCGGGGTGCTCCCGGCGAAGACCCTTTCCGAGTACTCCAAGGAACTCGCCCTGCGCCTCTCCCCGGACGAGGCCCTGGGCAGGTTCGTCCGGCTGGCGGTACGCCGGACGTCAGGGGGGCTGCCTCCGGCCTCGACCATGGCGGCCGACCTTCGCCGGCTCGCCAAGGCCGCGTCCGGGGACGCCGGGAGGATCGAACGGGACTACCTCGCCGAGATCCTGACGTATCCGGTCACCGCCCTCGCCTCCGAGAGCTGGTGGAAGGCGCACAAGGCCGCCGTGGTGGCCCTGTGCGCGGAGCGTCCCGAGATCCGCGGCGCCCTCCTGCGGATCATGCCGGAGATCGAGGAGGCGGGCTTCGCCGACCTCTGGCTCGACCTGCTGGAGCGGACCGGGGCCGTGACGCCGCTGGTCGAGGGCGCCGCGCCGGAGGACGGCGCGACGGGCTGGCTGGGACGCTTCCTCAAGGCACGCGGGAGATCGCGCTCGGCGGCGAACCGCCTGGTCGCCCTCGAGTCCGTGGTCACCCGGATGGCCGGGCGGCTGAAGGCCGAGATCGCCGAGCAGGGCACGCCCCTGCCCGCCCCGGCCGGCGCCGATCTGCTCGACCTGCTGCTGGAGCTCGGCGTGCCCGTCGCGGACCCGGCGCCCGGCCACAGGGTGAACCTCGCACCGTGGGCGGGCGGCGCCGACCGCCGCGACCTCGCCGTGCTGTGCGCCGACCCCCGGTTCGCCCCCGCGCTGCTCCAGGGGCTCGGCATGGTGGGGCAGACCGACACGCCCCGCCAGCAGGTGTTCGCCACGACGCTCCCGCTGCGCCCCCACCTCCTCGCCTACGTCGATCGCTGCACGGCGCGCGTGGCCGAGGCGGGCCTGCCCACGTTGCACCAGGCGCTCAACGGTGTCCGAGTGCTCGCGCCGAGCACGACGCGGATCGCCGAGGCCGCGGTGCGGACCGCCCTGGCGGTCGATCTTCCCGAGCTGCTGGCGCGGACGCTGCGCGGCGGCCTCTTCGACGAACTGTCCTGGCCGGCCCTGGAAGACGCCTTGGCCGAGCTGTTCCCCGAGGGATTCACGAACGGCGCCCCGAGGATCGCCGAGGAGTGGCCCTACCTCGTGGTGGCCGGCCCGACGCGCGCCCTCGTCCTCGACGGCTCCGGCGCAGTCCTGGACCACGCCCTGCGGCTTCCGCAGGGCGTGCACGACTTCGGATTCCGCTACGTGGACGGCGCCCTGCTCGTCCACTGGTCCCTGGGCGAGCAGCGCAGCGGATACTGGCACCCGCGCCCCGACCGCGTCGTGCCGCTGGACGGTACGGGGATGAACCGGTCCCGCCTGGTGAACCATTGGAGCACCGGGCAGCAGATCAGCCTTGAGGTCCGCGGAGGCGGCCGGGCCACCGGCACCGCCGTGATCCACCATGGCGACACCCTCGCACCGGGTGGAACGGAGATCGTCTCCGACGGAGAGAAGTACTGGGCGCTGCACGCGGACGAGTCGGGCGCCGTCGTCTGGCACGCCTTCGACCCCGGTGCCGGGGAGATCGGCGAACCGGACCTGCCCGCGTTCTTCGCCGAGCCCGGTGAGTCCTTCCGGCACGGGTTCCTCGCGCCCTTCCCCGGCACCGGCATGACGCCGGTCGGCGCGGTCGTCGGCGGGGTGTTCGGCCGGCGGACGGTCACGCTGCCCGACGGCACGGTGCGGGGCGAGGATCTCGCGGGGAACGCCTCCCCGGCCGTCACCGGGTACGAGAACGTGTGGCCGCTGCGCCTGCCCGGCGACGACCGGGCACGCGCCCTGGTCCGCTCGGGCGCGGGGAACAAGGCCACCTACCGGCTGATCGGCCCCGACGGGCTCGTCCTCGGCGACACCTTCCTGACCTCGCGTTACCGCGCGGGGAGCAGGGCGACGCCGCCGCCGCACTACTGGGCGCACCTGCGGCCCCGCGACGAGCGCGGCTCCGCGGCGCTGCGCCGGGCCGACCGGGCGCTCGCCGTGCGGCTCCTCGACGGACCCGAGGAGGAGACCGCCGACCGGGTGCGCGCGCTCCTGCCGGAGATCGGGCATCCGGGGCTCCGCGAGGGCGTGACCGCGCTCGTCCAGGGGGTGTCGCGCGACCGTGCCGAGCTCGCCGGGATCGTGGCGGGCATCGAGCTCAAGCTCAGTCCCGTGGGCGCCGCCGAGCGTCCGGCGGCGCCCACGGACGGGGCGCTGTACCGCGCCATCGACGGCCTGAACGACGACCCGAACGGCTGGCGGGGAGAGCACACCACCGAATCCGCGCATCTGCTGTGGCGGCTGGGGAGGCTGCGCGCGGGTGCTGAGCGACCGTCGCAGGACGGCACGGCGCCGCAGGTCGAGCTGCCCCAGCAGATCCTGGACCTGCCGCACATCGTCGAGGGTCTCTCCGCCCTCGTCCTGCGCGCGGTGTCGGGCATCACCCCCGAGCCGGGCCGGACCGCTCTGCGTGCGCTGCTCGACCGGCTCGGCGAGGCGGGCATGGCGGACGCCGAGCCCGACGCCTGGCGGGTCTTCCGGCTGCGCGCGCCGAATCCGACGGGGTCCTACGTGAATCACCGCAGGGGCCATCAGCTCGGTGGCGGGGCGTTCTTCGCCGTCGTGGACCAGGGCCGGGCGCACCGGAACCGTCCGCAGGAGGTCACCGCGGTGTTCCACGACCCGTCCGGCGGTTTCGAGGTGCCGGAAGGCCACGAGATCGTCGAGGAGCTGCCCTTCGTCGAAGGTCGGCCCGACGTGCCCGTCACGGAGGTCCTGGCGCTCCTCGACGCCCGGGGCCCCGCGCCCTGGCGGGCCGAGAGCGTCGCGGAGTTCGCGCGGCTGACCGGGGTCACGCCGACCACGGCGGCCCTTGTGGTGTCCGGGCTGCTCGGCCTTTCCGGCAGCCACGCCTCGTCGCTGCCCGCCGAGATGCGCAAGACCCTCAGGCTCAAGGCCGCCGAGGTGGACGCCGCGCAACCCGACCTGGGGAGGCTTCCGGGAAAGGTGCGCCGCGCGCTGGTCGGGGCGCTGCTGCCCGCCGATCCCGCGCGGCTGTGGACCCACGGTCCGGACGTCGCGGCGGCGGCGGAGGTGTGGAACCGCGCGGTGCCCCGCAAGATCGCGGTGCCCGAGGCGCTGCTCGCCGAGGCGGACAAGGCCTTCGGTGGGCGATCCCAGACGCAGAACCACCTGAGGGGCGTGCTCGAACCGTCGGCCTGCTCCCCGCTGTCCCGTGACGTGGAGTTCACGGTGGCCGCGTACGGTTTCGAGGCGGTCGAGAAGGGCGGATTCACCTCGGGCACGCTGCTCCCGGCGGTGGGGATGCTGGCCTGGCTGGCGCATCGCCTGCCCGCAGGCGATCCGCTGCGCGCGCTGCTGCCCGCGGGGCTCGCGGCGGTGCGCGACCGCCTCGCCCACCCGGGGCTCGTCCTCAACGCGCTGAAGCGCGTCGCGGCGGACTTCGAGAAGGCGGCGGGCACTCCTGACGAGGTCGGCGACGGCTGGGCACGGTACGGCGCGATCCTCATCAAGCCCGGTGACGTGCACCACCGCCCGGGCGTCAAGGTCGCGCACCTCGATGCGGACTCCGACGACCCCCGCCTGGTCCTGCTGCGGGGGAGCCTCGGGCACCTCATGGGATTCGAGGTCGCCCTGCGCACGGCCCGGGACGCGCGTTTCGCGGCGCTGCTCGACGATCCGGGCGAACCGGTCGAAGGCGGGCGGTCGAAGGACGGCACCTGGTATCCGCAGGATCCGACGCGGTCGGTTCCCGACCTCGTCGAGGAGGCCGCAAAGGCCCACGGATCGTCCGCGGACGCGGCGGCGGTGTACCTGATGCTGCTGGCGATGCCGGATCCGACGGACCGCCACACCGCGCGCTGGACGGGCTGGAAGCCCGCCCGGCTGAAGGAGGCCCGCGCCGAGCTGGCCGCCACCGAGCTCGTCGTCGAGGCGCGCCGGACCAGGGCGGGGCGGACCCTCTTCCTGCCCTGCCCGTGGACCGAGGCGCGTTCCCCGCAGGTCCCGATGGAGGACTGGAAGCAGGCCCTTTACCCCCTCGCCAACGGCGGCACGGCGCCGCTGACCACGGTCGTGCCGACCGAGCCCGTCGCCGACGTCTACCGGCACGCGTGGCGGCGGATCACCGAGGGCGATCTCCCGCGCTTCGGCGAGCTGGAGATCCCCCGTCAGACGCGCCGCCGCTGA